In the genome of Halobacterium noricense, one region contains:
- the rpl7ae gene encoding 50S ribosomal protein L7Ae, which produces MPVYVDYDVPADLQERALEALEVARDTGTVKKGTNETTKAVERGNADLVFVAEDVSPEEIVMHLPELAEEKGIQVVFVETQDELGNAAGLEVGSAAAAVVDAGDAEDDVEDIATKVEDLQ; this is translated from the coding sequence ATGCCAGTGTACGTAGACTACGACGTTCCAGCAGACCTCCAGGAACGAGCCCTCGAAGCGCTCGAAGTGGCTCGTGACACGGGTACAGTCAAGAAGGGTACCAACGAGACGACCAAAGCCGTCGAACGCGGCAACGCGGACCTCGTGTTCGTCGCCGAGGACGTCTCCCCCGAAGAAATCGTCATGCACCTCCCCGAGCTCGCCGAAGAGAAGGGCATTCAGGTCGTGTTCGTCGAGACGCAGGACGAACTCGGCAACGCAGCCGGGCTCGAAGTCGGAAGCGCCGCCGCGGCCGTCGTGGACGCCGGCGACGCCGAAGACGACGTCGAGGACATCGCGACGAAAGTCGAGGACCTCCAGTAA
- the tmcA gene encoding tRNA(Met) cytidine acetyltransferase TmcA translates to MVVEAARTLYDEAQSVNERRVLVLTGDREACLSAADRVLDALPIPLTGTTLVSTRDALACEQVGPRNADELLGTTRDAVVFGAHGECRPNALGRVVGAVDGGGLLLVLAPPLDEWPARRDAFDEGLAVPPFDVEDVAGRFRHRLVETLRTHPGIAIYDVDADTLERDGLTKPAPRIADSKPEPPADRAFPREAYEACLTGDQMDALAAFEELRDPPAAVVAEADRGRGKSSTAGLAAACLARDGLDVLVTAPGRRSASELFARARELLRDFDALVAADETIETDSGGRIRFVKPPEAADLPGDPDAVFADEAAAIPVRLLESLLDCERLAFTTTVHGYEGAGRGFDVRFRDRLADTDHEVTDVTLAEPIRYAAGDPVEVWAFRALLLDARPAVDPLVEDATTESVTYEALTPDDRLADENLLREVFGLLVYAHYRTEPNDLARLLDAPNLAVRALVHDGHVVSVALLAREGGLDSDLRAAMYEGERVKGNMIPDVLTSQLRDEDAAIPVGYRVMRIATHHAARSRGLGSRLLGELRAESEREADWLGVGYGATPDLLSFWRANGYSTVHLSTTRNDTSGEYSAVMLDPLSQSGERLHDRHAGWFADRIPDVLADSLRDLDPDVARAALRACEADQTLALADSSWRVVAGAAHGPGMYSVDPAPFRRLARHHLVAGDADRLVAREERLLVTKLLQARPWDAVADSLDFHSTSQAMRALGDALRPLVDAYGTTAARAELARFADED, encoded by the coding sequence ATGGTCGTCGAGGCCGCGCGGACGCTGTACGACGAGGCCCAGTCCGTGAACGAGCGCCGCGTACTCGTCCTCACGGGCGACCGCGAGGCGTGCCTGTCGGCAGCCGACCGCGTCCTCGACGCACTCCCGATTCCGCTGACGGGGACGACGCTCGTCTCCACGCGCGACGCGCTCGCCTGCGAGCAGGTCGGCCCGCGGAACGCCGACGAACTCCTCGGCACGACCCGGGACGCCGTCGTCTTCGGCGCACACGGGGAGTGCCGGCCGAACGCGCTCGGGCGCGTCGTCGGCGCCGTCGACGGCGGCGGCCTCCTGCTCGTGCTCGCACCGCCGCTGGACGAGTGGCCGGCGCGCCGCGACGCCTTCGACGAGGGGCTGGCGGTGCCGCCGTTCGACGTCGAGGACGTCGCCGGTCGCTTCCGTCACCGGCTCGTCGAGACGCTCCGAACGCACCCCGGCATCGCTATCTACGACGTCGACGCCGACACACTCGAACGTGATGGCCTGACCAAGCCCGCACCGCGAATCGCCGACTCGAAGCCCGAGCCGCCGGCCGACCGCGCGTTCCCCCGCGAGGCGTACGAAGCGTGTCTCACGGGCGACCAGATGGACGCGCTCGCGGCGTTCGAGGAACTTCGCGACCCGCCGGCTGCCGTCGTCGCGGAAGCCGACCGCGGCCGCGGGAAGTCCAGCACGGCCGGCCTCGCCGCCGCCTGTCTCGCCCGCGACGGCCTCGACGTCCTCGTCACCGCGCCGGGCCGCCGCAGCGCCAGCGAACTGTTCGCGAGGGCGCGCGAACTGCTCCGCGACTTCGACGCGCTGGTCGCTGCCGACGAGACAATCGAGACTGATTCGGGCGGCCGTATCCGGTTCGTGAAACCGCCCGAAGCCGCTGACTTGCCTGGGGACCCGGACGCCGTCTTCGCCGACGAAGCCGCCGCGATTCCGGTGCGCCTGCTCGAATCGCTGCTGGACTGCGAGCGCCTGGCGTTCACCACGACCGTCCACGGCTACGAGGGGGCGGGCCGCGGCTTCGACGTGCGCTTCCGCGACCGGCTCGCCGACACCGACCACGAGGTCACCGACGTGACGCTCGCGGAGCCGATTCGGTACGCGGCCGGCGACCCCGTCGAAGTCTGGGCGTTCCGCGCGCTCCTCCTCGACGCCCGGCCTGCCGTCGACCCGCTCGTCGAGGACGCGACCACGGAGAGCGTCACCTACGAGGCGCTCACTCCCGACGACCGCCTCGCGGACGAGAACCTGCTCCGGGAAGTGTTCGGCCTGCTCGTGTACGCCCACTACCGCACCGAACCGAACGATCTCGCGCGCCTGCTCGACGCCCCGAACCTCGCGGTTCGCGCGCTCGTCCACGACGGCCACGTCGTATCCGTCGCGCTGCTCGCACGCGAGGGGGGCCTCGATTCGGACCTCCGCGCGGCCATGTACGAGGGCGAGCGCGTGAAGGGGAACATGATTCCGGACGTGCTCACCAGCCAGCTCCGCGACGAGGACGCCGCGATTCCCGTGGGCTACCGCGTGATGCGCATCGCCACACACCACGCCGCGCGCTCCCGCGGGCTGGGCTCGCGGCTGCTCGGCGAACTCCGCGCGGAGTCCGAGCGCGAGGCCGACTGGCTCGGGGTCGGCTACGGCGCGACGCCCGACCTGCTGTCGTTCTGGCGCGCGAACGGCTACTCGACGGTCCACCTCTCGACCACCCGCAACGACACCAGCGGCGAGTACTCCGCGGTGATGCTCGACCCGCTCTCCCAGTCCGGCGAGCGCCTCCACGACCGGCACGCCGGCTGGTTCGCGGACCGCATCCCGGACGTGCTCGCGGACTCGCTGCGCGACCTCGACCCGGACGTCGCGCGCGCCGCGCTCCGCGCCTGCGAGGCCGACCAGACGCTGGCGCTCGCGGACTCGTCGTGGCGCGTCGTCGCCGGTGCCGCCCACGGCCCCGGAATGTACAGCGTCGACCCCGCGCCGTTCCGCCGGCTCGCCCGCCACCACCTCGTCGCCGGCGACGCCGACCGCCTTGTGGCCCGCGAAGAGCGCCTGCTCGTCACGAAACTCCTGCAAGCGCGCCCGTGGGACGCCGTCGCCGACAGTCTCGACTTCCATTCCACGAGTCAGGCGATGCGCGCGCTCGGCGACGCGCTCCGCCCGCTCGTCGACGCCTACGGGACGACGGCCGCACGCGCGGAACTCGCGCGCTTCGCCGACGAAGACTAA